One Campylobacter pinnipediorum subsp. caledonicus genomic window carries:
- the hypE gene encoding hydrogenase expression/formation protein HypE codes for MNIMLSHGGGGVEMNSLINDIIFEIFDNETLKEANDSAILNISGDIAFSTDSFVVTPIFFNGGDIGKIAACGTINDLSMVGAEAKFLSCSLILEEGFSVDELKKVLVSLAKTCKESNVKVVCGDTKVVPKGKCDKIFINTSGIGRIISPNINIKSLKSNAKILISGDIGRHGGVILANREEFELESDIQSDCKSLKNVVMDLLSSGIKPLCMRDATRGGLSAVLNEWSSACKHDILIFEENIKVSDGVLGICELFGFEPYELANEGTFVLAVEEKDSKKALEILQKFDKNANEIGEILEDKNSRVMIENIYKSRRFLDAPRGELLPRIC; via the coding sequence ATGAATATTATGCTTAGCCATGGTGGTGGCGGTGTTGAAATGAACTCACTAATAAATGACATTATATTTGAAATTTTTGACAACGAAACGCTAAAAGAAGCAAACGATAGTGCTATATTAAACATATCAGGAGATATAGCTTTTAGTACTGATAGCTTTGTTGTTACACCTATTTTTTTTAATGGTGGTGATATAGGTAAAATCGCGGCTTGCGGAACTATAAATGATCTATCTATGGTTGGAGCTGAAGCTAAATTTCTAAGCTGTTCTTTGATATTAGAAGAGGGTTTTAGTGTAGATGAACTTAAAAAAGTTCTTGTATCTCTTGCTAAAACTTGTAAAGAATCAAATGTAAAAGTAGTATGTGGAGATACAAAGGTTGTCCCAAAAGGAAAATGTGATAAAATTTTTATCAATACATCCGGAATAGGGCGTATAATATCTCCAAATATAAATATAAAAAGTCTTAAGTCTAATGCCAAAATACTAATAAGTGGCGATATAGGAAGACATGGTGGTGTAATACTTGCAAACAGGGAAGAATTTGAGCTTGAAAGCGATATTCAAAGCGATTGCAAAAGTTTAAAAAATGTAGTCATGGATCTTTTGAGCTCAGGCATAAAACCACTATGTATGAGAGATGCTACTCGTGGTGGACTTAGTGCTGTTTTAAATGAATGGAGTAGTGCTTGCAAGCACGATATATTAATTTTTGAAGAAAATATCAAAGTTAGTGATGGTGTTCTTGGCATATGTGAACTATTTGGTTTTGAGCCTTATGAACTTGCAAATGAAGGTACTTTTGTATTGGCTGTAGAAGAAAAAGATAGCAAAAAAGCATTAGAAATTTTACAAAAATTTGATAAAAATGCAAATGAAATAGGTGAAATTTTGGAAGATAAAAACTCAAGAGTTATGATAGAAAATATATATAAATCAAGAAGATTTTTAGATGCTCCTAGGGGCGAATTATTGCCAAGGATTTGTTAA
- the hypA gene encoding hydrogenase maturation nickel metallochaperone HypA, with translation MHELSIAQSLLKLCEENAVKNNAKEVTKIEIKIGRLSGIEPHYLESAFSVCQAETICENAKLIINVQEIIVKCKECGNQSELSKNEFLCPKCNSQDLEVIDGEDMYLMKLEMI, from the coding sequence ATGCACGAACTTAGCATAGCGCAATCTTTACTTAAACTCTGTGAAGAGAATGCAGTAAAAAATAATGCAAAAGAGGTCACCAAAATAGAGATCAAAATAGGGCGTTTGAGTGGAATAGAGCCGCACTATCTAGAAAGTGCATTTAGCGTATGTCAGGCAGAGACAATATGTGAAAATGCAAAACTAATAATAAACGTGCAAGAGATAATTGTAAAGTGTAAAGAGTGTGGAAATCAATCAGAACTTAGCAAAAATGAATTTTTATGCCCTAAATGTAACTCTCAAGACCTTGAAGTTATAGATGGTGAAGATATGTATTTGATGAAACTTGAAATGATTTGA
- a CDS encoding YbgA family protein: MIRLYKQHELEKIKIYIKKNRVGIFTKNTKEKCYDFHEKENARYVWFQQYFLMQIFAYKDIFEFLQTKPSFKSLIEFHASYKYLIYSKSHKHYKQLGNIVANRSKKSLCKVLDEYKIIFLDAISLKESIAKTYNIFLHMYGYFKNYITKDEKQKILKLLNMFKQGLVSLKSVLEVLVLYIKKFDIKYLENQKILNPYPKKLEFYLYNKDLY, translated from the coding sequence ATGATTAGATTGTATAAACAACATGAATTGGAAAAAATAAAAATATACATCAAAAAAAATAGAGTTGGAATTTTTACTAAAAACACAAAAGAAAAATGCTATGATTTTCACGAAAAAGAGAATGCCAGGTATGTATGGTTTCAACAATATTTTTTAATGCAAATTTTTGCATATAAAGATATATTTGAATTTTTACAAACAAAGCCATCGTTTAAAAGCTTGATTGAGTTTCATGCATCATACAAATATTTAATTTACTCAAAATCTCATAAACACTATAAACAACTTGGAAATATTGTAGCCAACCGTAGCAAAAAAAGCTTGTGCAAGGTTTTAGATGAGTATAAAATTATATTCTTAGATGCCATAAGCCTTAAAGAAAGTATTGCAAAGACATACAATATATTTCTTCATATGTATGGATATTTTAAAAACTACATAACAAAAGATGAAAAACAAAAAATATTAAAATTGCTAAATATGTTTAAACAAGGTTTGGTCTCATTAAAATCAGTATTAGAAGTTCTAGTTTTGTACATAAAAAAATTTGACATAAAATATCTAGAAAATCAAAAAATATTAAATCCATATCCAAAAAAATTAGAATTTTATTTATATAATAAGGATTTGTATTGA